The stretch of DNA CCGACGGATTCTTTGGCGCCTATGGCGGCCAGTACGTGCCCGAACCCATCAGGGACATTCTGAACGAGCTGGCCCGGGCCTTCGAGCGCTACCATCGCGACCCGGAATTCCTGCGTGAATACGACTACTACCAGCGCCAGTACAACGGCCGGCCCAACCCGCTTTATTTCTGCGCCAATCTGACCAAGCGCTGTGGCGGGGCCAAGATCTACCTCAAACGCGAGGATCTGAACCATCTTGGCGCGCACAAGGTCAACAACACCATCGGCCAGATCCTGCTGGCCAAGCGCATGGGCAAGAAAAAGATCATCGCCGAGACCGGAGCCGGCCAGCATGGCGTGGCCACGGCCGCAACAGCCGCGCTCATGGGCATGGAATGCACCATCCACATGGGCGCCGTGGACGTGGAACGCCAGAAACTGAACGTTTTCCGCATGCGGATGATGGGCGCCAAGGTCGTGCCGGCCGAGAGCGGTCAGAAAACCCTGAAGGAAGCCGTGGACGAGGCCCTCATGGCCTGGGTCCAGGACGCCCAAAACACATTTTACCTGCTCGGCTCGGCCGTGGGGCCGCATCCGTACCCGGTCATGGTCCGCGAGTTCCAATCCATTGTCGGCCGCGAGGCCAAGACCCAGATCCTCGAGGCCGAGGGGCGTCTGCCGGACTGCTGCATTGCCTGTGTGGGTGGCGGGTCCAACGCCCTGGGGTTGTTCACCGAGTTCGTGCCCGAAACATCGGTGAAACTCATCGGCGTGGAACCGGCCGGGCGCGGTCTCGGCTATGGCCAGCACGCCGCCAGCCTGTGCCTGGGCGAGCCCGGCATCATGCACGGCTTCAATTCCTACATGCTCAAGGACCAGGCCGGCGAACCGGCCGAGGTCTATTCCATCTCCGCCGGACTGGACTACCCGAGCGTGGGGCCGGAACACGCCCTTCTCAAGGACACGGGCCGGGCCGAATACGTCCACGCCAGCGACCAGGAAGCCCTGGATGCCTTTTTCCTGCTCTCGCGCACCGAGGGCATCATCCCGGCCCTGGAATCCTCCCACGCCCTGGCCCACGCCCTGCGCATCGCGCCGGACATGAGCCCGGAAGCCATCATCGTCGTCAACCTGTCCGGACGCGGCGACAAGGACGTGGAACAGATCGAACGCATGGTCGCCGCCGGCCAGATCGCGCCGCCGACACTCTAGGCCACGACGCCAACCGCCCATCGAAAAAAGCCCCTTGGCTAACCTTGGGGCTTTTCTGTTGTGGGTGGAATGGGAGAACCAAACTTGGGCTGGGGAGCCCCGGGGCTAATTCCCAAGGGGCCGAATGCCCACAATTCGAGTCTGATGATATTCTTCATTCCTGGTCTCCCGGCAAATGTCCGGCTCTCGATCACTGCACGGAAAATTCCGGAATAGCCCGGAGCATGAATTCATCGAACAGCGG from Deltaproteobacteria bacterium encodes:
- the trpB gene encoding tryptophan synthase subunit beta; the encoded protein is MTMPTADGFFGAYGGQYVPEPIRDILNELARAFERYHRDPEFLREYDYYQRQYNGRPNPLYFCANLTKRCGGAKIYLKREDLNHLGAHKVNNTIGQILLAKRMGKKKIIAETGAGQHGVATAATAALMGMECTIHMGAVDVERQKLNVFRMRMMGAKVVPAESGQKTLKEAVDEALMAWVQDAQNTFYLLGSAVGPHPYPVMVREFQSIVGREAKTQILEAEGRLPDCCIACVGGGSNALGLFTEFVPETSVKLIGVEPAGRGLGYGQHAASLCLGEPGIMHGFNSYMLKDQAGEPAEVYSISAGLDYPSVGPEHALLKDTGRAEYVHASDQEALDAFFLLSRTEGIIPALESSHALAHALRIAPDMSPEAIIVVNLSGRGDKDVEQIERMVAAGQIAPPTL